Within the Pseudomonas oryzae genome, the region CCAGCCAGGTGGTGTAGGCGCCGAGCATCAGCATCTCGCCGTGGGCCATGTTGATCACCCCGAGCAGGCCGAAGGTGATGGCCAGGCCGAGGGCGGCGAGCAGCAGGATGGAGCCGAGCGACAGGCCGCTGAACGCCTGGCCGAGCAGTTCGCCGACCAGCAGGCGGCGCTCCACCTGATGCAGGCTGGTTTCGGCCGCCTTGCGCACCCGGGCGTCGCTTTCCGCGCTGGCCAGCAGCGCCTCCAGGCGGGTGCGCGCCAGCGGCTCGCCGCTTTCGCCGAGCAGGCGCACGGCGGCCAGGCGTACCGCCGGGTCGGCGGCAGCCAGTTGCAGGTTGGCCAGCGCCAGCGCCAGGGCGTCGCGCACGGCGTCGTCGTCCTCGGCGGCCAGGCGCGCGTCGAGCAGGGCGAGCTGCGCCGGCTTGGCGCTCTTCTGCAGTTGCCGGGCGGCGGCCAGGCGCACCGCCGGCGCGGCGTCGAGCAACTGGTGGCTGGCCTGGGCGCTGGCGAGCAGGGCGCGCAGGCGGTTGTTCAGGCGCAGCGGTTTCGGCGTGCCTTGCGGCTGGGCCGTGTCTTCGACGGCGACGAAGCGGCCGTCCTGGGCGATGAACGGCTGTCTGGCGCTGTCGCCGGCCAGGCGGCCCTGTTGCAGGGCGTCGAGCAGCGGCAGGCGCTCGGGGGCGGGCGCGGCGGCCCAGTCTTCGAGCAGCTGGGCCTGGCGCGCCGGGCTGGCGGCGACGAAGTCGGCGGCGTCGCCGGCGTGCGCCGCGAAGGGCAGCCACAGCAGCAGGCTCAGCAGGATTCGGGTAAGGGGGGTGGGCATGGGTCTGTCCTGAATATCCCGATGACGGCTCGGGACCCTGTAGGAGCGGGCTTGCGCTGGTCGCCACGCGCTGCGTGGCAAGCCATGGCGGAACGCTGCGCGTTCCAGCGGCGTTCCCACGCGGAGCGTGGGAACGGTCGAGCAAGGTCGCTTAGTTCGACTTCACCGCGTAGTCCGGCTTCTTGTCGTTGCCGGGGATGAACGGGCTCCACGGCTGGGCGCGCAGCGGGCCTTCGGTCTGCCAGACCACCGAGAACTGGCCGTCCTCCTGGACCTCGCCGATCATCACCGGCTTGTGCAGGTGGTGGTTGGTCTTGTCCATGGTCAGGGTGTAGCCCGACGGCGCCGCGAACGACTGGCCGGCGAGTGCCTCGCGCACCTTGTCGACCTCGGTGGTGCCGGCCTGCTCGACGGCCTGCGCCCACATGTGGATGCCGACATAGGTGGCCTCCATCGGGTCGTTGGTCACCGCCTTGTCGGCGCCCGGCAGGTTCTTCGCCCTGGCGTAGGCCTGCCACTTGTTGACGAACTCGCTGTTGGCCGGGTTTTCCAGCGACTGGAAGTAGTTCCAGGCGGCGAGGTGGCCGACCAGCGGCTTGGTGTCGATGCCGCGCAGCTCCTCCTCGCCGACCGAGAAGGCCACCACCGGCACCTCGGTGGCTTCCAGGCCCTGGCTGGCCAGTTCCTTGTAGAACGGCACGTTGGAGTCGCCGTTGACCGTGGAGATCACCGCGGTCTTGCCGCCGGCGGCGAACTTCTTGATGTTGGCGACGATGGTCTGGTAGTCGCTGTGGCCGAACGGGGTGTAGACCTCCTCGATGTCCTTGTCGGCCACGCCCTTGGACTTGAGGTAGGCGCGCAGGATCTTGTTGGTGGTGCGCGGATAGACGTAGTCGGTGCCGAGCAGGAAGAAGCGCTGGGCGCCACCGCCGTCCTCGCTCATCAGATACTCGACCGCCGGGATGGCCTGCTGGTTCGGCGCCGCGCCGGTGTAGAACACGTTGGGCGACAGCTCCTCGCCTTCGTACTGCACCGGGTAGAACAGCAGGCCGTTGAGTTCCTCGAACACCGGCAGCACCGACTTGCGCGACACGCTGGTCCAGCAGCCGAACACCACGTCGACCTTGTCCTGGGTCAGCAGCTGGCGGGCCTTCTCGGCGAACAGCGGCCAGTTGGAGGCCGGATCGACCACCACCGGCTCGAGCTGCTTGCCGTTGACCCCGCCCTTGGCGTTGATCTCCTCGATGGTCATCAGCGCCATGTCCTTGAGCGAGGTCTCGGAGATGGCCATGGTGCCGGACAGCGAATGCAGGATGCCGACCTTGATGGTTTCGGCGGCCTGCACGGTGAAGGGGAACAGGCCGCTGAGCATCAGGGCGCTGGCGGCGAAGGCGGACTTGAGCAGGGGACGGCGTTGCATGCGGTGAATCTCCGGTGGGCGTTGGATGGGACACAGCATGGTCCGCCGGCCGCCCGGGGCGTTATACGCAGCATTACGTAAGCGCCTACGTCATCTGACGTATCCAGCCGCTGCGCCCTGATGGTGCATCCTCTGCCCCATGAAGAGATCTTGGTGCACATCCCTGGCGTCAGGCCGGCCCGACTGGGTCGCGGCGGGCCTGCGCATGGCGAAAAGCGGCTCCGTAACGGGGCAGGGCACGCTCCTTGCAGGTGCGCCGCACCCGCTCCAGGAAATCCCCGCCGTGCACGCCAACGGACCCCAGCGCATCGTCAACATCCGCCGCGACTACAACAGCTGGGTAGCCGACGAGACGCGCGAAGACTACGCCCTGCGCTACACGCCCGCCTCGTTCCGCAAGTGGTCGGAGGGGCGCATCGCCAACACCGCGCTCGGCACCCTGTCGTTCCTGGTGCTGGAGGCCATCGGCGCCACCCTGGTGCTCAACTACGGCTTCACCAACAGCCTGTGGGCGATCCTCGCCATGAGCCTGGTGATCTTCCTCACCGGCCTGCCGATCAGCTACTACGCCGCGCGCCACGGCATCGACATGGACCTGCTGACCCGCGCCGCCGGCTTCGGCTACATCGGCTCGACCATCACCTCGCTGATCTACGCCAGCTTCACCTTCCTGTTCTTCGCCCTCGAGGCGGCGGTGATGGCGGTGGCGCTGGAGATGTACTTCGCCATCCCGCTCGGCCTCGCCTACGTGGTCAGCGCCCTGGCGGTGATCCCCCTGGCGGTCTACGGGGTGACCCTGATCAGCCGCCTGCAGGCCTGGACCCAGCCGCTGTGGCTGCTCCTGCTGCTGGTCCCGTATGCCGCGGTGCTGCTCGCCCATCCGCAGCTGCCCGGCGAACTGGCGGGCTTCGCCGGCAGACAGGGCGACAACGGCTTCGATCCGCTGGCCTTCGGCCTGGCCTGCACCCTGGTGCTGGCGCTGGTCACGCAGATCGGCGAGCAGGTCGACTACCTGCGCTTCCTGCCCGAGCAGACCGCCGCCAACCGCGGCCGCTGGTGGGCGGCACTGCTGCTCGCCGGCCCCGGCTGGATCGTCCCCGGCGCGCTGAAGATGCTCGGCGGCGCACTGCTGGCGGTGCTCGCCCTGCAGTACGGGGTGAGCATGGAGCACGCCGACGAGCCGGCGCAGCTGTACCGGGTGGCCTACCAGCAGCTGTTCGCCGACCCGCACTGGGCGATGGCGGCGATGATGCTGCTGGTGGTGGTGTCGCAGCTGAAGATCAACGTCACCAACGCCTACGCCGGCTCGCTGGCCTGGTCGAACTTCTTCGCCCGCGTCACCCACAGCCACCCCGGGCGGGTGGTCTGGCTGGTGTTCAACGTCGGCATCGCCCTGATGCTGATGGAGCTGGGCGTGGTCGAGACCATCGAGCAGGTGCTCGGCCTGTACGCCAACGTCGCCATCGCCTGGATCGGCGCGATGGTCGCCGACCTGGTGATCAACAAGCCGCTCGGCCTGTCGCCCCGGCTGATCGAGTTCAAGCGCGCCTACCTGCACGACATCAACCCGGTCGGCGTCGGCGCCATGCTGCTCGCCTCGCTGCTGGCGATCGTGGCCTACGCCGGCCTGTTCGGCGCACAGGCGCAGGCCATGGCGCCGCTGATCGCCCTCGGCACCGCGCTGCTCGCCGCGCCGCTGCTGGCCTGGCTGACCGGCGGGCGCTACTACCTGGCCCGCGCCCACCAGGCGCAACTGCTGCACCCGCACCGCCAGCAGGACAAGGTCGAATGCGGGGTGTGCGGCAACCCCTACGAGGAACCGGACATGGCCTGGTGCCCGGCCTACGCCGCGCCGATCTGCTCGCTGTGCTGCTCGCTGGACGCGCGCTGCGGCGACCAGTGCAAGCCGCGCGCGGCGCTGCACGAGCGGCTGCAGGGCTGGCTCGGGCGCCTGCTGCCGGGGGTCGCCGTGCCGCGCCTGCACACCCGCCTGCTGCACTACCTGCTGGTGTTCGGCCTGATGGGCGTGCTGCTCGCCGGCGCCCTGGCGCTGGTCTACGGCCAGGTCGCCCAGGGACTGGCCGCCGATGCGCTGCAGCCCCTGCAGCAGGGCTTCCTCAAGGCCTTCCTGATCCTCGCCCTGTTCGTCGGCGTGCTGGCCTGGTGGGTGGTGCTCAACCGCGAGAGCCGCCGGGTGGCGCTGGAGGAGTCGAACCGCCAGACCCGCCTGCTGATCCAGGAGATCGACGCGCACCGCCAGACCGACGCCCAGCTGCAGCAGGCCAAGGAAGCCTCCGAGGCGGCCAACGCGGCGAAGAGCCGCTACGTCACCGGGCTGTCCCACGAGCTGCGCACGCCGCTCAACAGCATCCTCGGCTACACCCAGATCCTGCGCCGCGACGCCAGCCTCGGCGAACGCCAGCAGGAGGCCCTCGCCACCATCCACCGCAGCGGCGCGCACCTGCTGTCGCTGATCGACGGCCTGCTCGACGTGGCGCGCATCGAGGCCGGCAAGCTCAACCTCGAACCGTGCGAGATCGACTTCGCCGAGTTCGTCGACCAGCTCGGCAAGATGTGCGCCCTGCAGGCCGCCGAGAAGGGCCTGACCTTCCACCTCGAGCGCAGCGGGCAGATGCCGGCGGTGGTGCGCGGCGACGAGAAGCGTCTGCGCCAGATCCTCATCAACCTGCTCGGCAACGCGGTGCGCTACACCGAGCGGGGCAGCGTCACCCTGCGCGTCGGCTACCTGCGCCAGACCGCCACCTTCGAGATCCTCGACACCGGCATCGGCATGGCCAGCGAACAGCTCGAGCGCCTGTTCCAGCCCTTCGAGCGCGGCGACCCGCTGCGCCAGGACGAGGGCCTGGGCCTGGGCCTGAGCATCGCGCGCATGCTCAGCGTGCTGATGGGCGGCGAGCTGACGGTGAGCAGCATGCCGGGGCAGGGCACCCGCTTCCAGCTGCGCCTGTACCTGCCGGCGGTGCGCGTGCCGCAGGCGCTGCTGGCCGAGGAGCACGACATCGTCGGCTACCGCGGCCCGCGCCGGCGCATCCTGGTGGTCGACGACCACCTCGAACACCGCAAGGTGCTGGCCGGCCTGCTCGAACCGCTGGGCTTCGACATCGCCATGGCCGCCAGCGGCCAGGAGGCGCTGAGCCAGGTGTCGCTGCTCAACCCCGACCTGATCCTCATGGACCTGTCGATGCCGCAGCTGGACGGCTGGCAGACCAGCCGGCTGATCCGCCAGTCGGTCGGCTCGCAGGCGCCGATCATCGTGGTCTCCGCCAACGCCTTCGCCGACGAGGGCGCGCGCCGCCTCGATCCGGCCTGCGACGACTACCTGGCCAAGCCGGTGCACGGCCCGGCGCTGCTGGAGAAGATCCGTCTGCACCTGGGCCTCGACTGGCTGCGCCGCGAGAGCGCCGAGCCGGCGCCCACCCGCGAGCTGGAGCTGCCGGCGCAGGCGCTGGCCGAGCTCGGCGAGCTGGCCGCGCTGGGCTACGTGCGCGGGGTGATCGAGCGGCTCGACCGTCTGGAGCAGGAGCAGCCGGGCTGCGCACCGGCCATCGAGCGCCTGCGCGGCCTGGCCCGGCGCTTCCAGCTCGACGAACTGGCGCGCTGCCTGGCCCAGGCCACCCCGCGCGCCGCGCAACCCCCGCTGGAGTCCTCGCCATGAATCTTGTCGAACGCGCCGGACAGAGCATCGTGCTGATCGTCGACGACCTGCCGGACAACCTGGCGCTGCTCTCCGACGCCCTCGAGCAGGCCGGGCACATGGTGCTGGTGGCCCTCGACGGCGCCACCGCGCTGGAGCGCATGCAGCGCCTCAAGCCCGACATCGTCCTGCTCGATGCGCGGATGCCGGGCATCGACGGCTTCGAGACCTGCCGGCGGATCAAGGCGCGCGCCGAGTTCGAGGACGTGCCGGTGCTGTTCATGACCGCACTGACCGAGAGCGAGCACGTGCTGGAGGGCTTCGCCGCCGGCGGCGTCGACTACGTGACCAAGCCGATCCATCCCGAGCAGGTGCTGGCGCGGGTCGCCTCGCACCTGCGCACCGCCCGCGCCCTGCGCCAGGCCCGCGAGGCCGCGCAGCCGCCGGCGGCGCCGGACGCCGAGGCGGTGCGCGCCGCGCTGACGCGCCGCTACCAGCTCACCGCCCGCGAGGTGGAGGTGCTGGAGTGGGTGGCCTGCGGCAAGACCAACCGCGACATCGGCGAGATCCTCGGTCTCAGCCCGCGCACCGTCAACAAGCATCTGGAGCACGTCTACGTGAAACTCGGCGTGGAAACCCGCACCGCCGCCGCCTCGGTGGTATTGGCCATGGGGGGCAGCCGCGGATGAACAGCCCGAACCTGGCGCCGCCCGACACGACCACCCGCTTCGCCCCGGCCGACGACGGCTGGCGCGCCCAGCTGGCCCTGCGCTTCCGGCCGCGCGGGGCGCGTACCGAGCTCACCGGCCGCCGCCACTTCGGGCCGCTGACCGTGCAGCGGCCGTTCTTCCCCGAGGGGGCGCCGGCGCACATCTACCTGCTGCACCCGCCGGGCGGGGTGGTCGGTGGCGACCGCCTGCACCTGGACGTCCGCCTGGAGGAGGGCAGCCACGCGCTGCTGACCATGCCCGGCGCCACCAAGTTCTACCGCAGCGCCGGGCCGACCGCCTACCTGGAGCAGCACTTCCATGTCGCCGCCGGCGCCACCCTGGAGTGGCTGCCGCAGGACGGCATCCTGTTCCCCGGCGCCCGGCTGCGCCTGGAAAGCCGCTTCCACCTGGAGCCCGGCGCCCGGCTGCTGGCCTGGGAAACCCTGTGCCTGGGCCGTCCAGTGATGGGCGAAGCCTTCGACAGCGGCCGGCTGGACAGCCTGCTGGCGGTGGAGCGGGGCGGCGACCCGCTGCTGCACGAGCGCCTGCGCCTCGACGGCGGCCGGCTGGACAAGCTCGCCGGCCTGCCGCTGCTGGCCACCTTCCTCGTCGCGCCCGGCAGCGCGGCACTGCTGGAGCTGGCCCGCGAGCAGCTTGCCGGCCTGCCGCAGCCGGCCGGGGCGACCCTGCTCGACGACTACCTGCTGGTGATCCGTCTGCTCGACGCCGACAACCAGCGCCTGCAAGCCACCCTGCAGCGGCTGTGGCACGCCCTGCGCCCGGCCGTCACCGGCCTGGCGCCGTGCCCGCCGCGCATCTGGGCCACCTGAGGGACACACGATGGAACTGACCCCGCGAGAGAAAGACAAGCTGCTGCTGTTCACCGCCGCGCTGCTGGCCGAACGCCGTCTGGCGCGCGGCCTCAAGCTCAACTACCCGGAAGCGGTGGCGCTGATCAGCGCCGCGGTGCTGGAAGGCGCCCGCGACGGCCGCACCGTCGCCGAACTGATGGAGGCCGGCCGCCAGGTGCTCAGCCGCGAGCAGGTGATGGACGGCGTGCCGGAGATGATCCCCGACGTGCAGGTCGAGGCGACCT harbors:
- a CDS encoding urease subunit gamma, with the translated sequence MELTPREKDKLLLFTAALLAERRLARGLKLNYPEAVALISAAVLEGARDGRTVAELMEAGRQVLSREQVMDGVPEMIPDVQVEATFPDGTKLVTVHNPII
- a CDS encoding ATP-binding protein produces the protein MHANGPQRIVNIRRDYNSWVADETREDYALRYTPASFRKWSEGRIANTALGTLSFLVLEAIGATLVLNYGFTNSLWAILAMSLVIFLTGLPISYYAARHGIDMDLLTRAAGFGYIGSTITSLIYASFTFLFFALEAAVMAVALEMYFAIPLGLAYVVSALAVIPLAVYGVTLISRLQAWTQPLWLLLLLVPYAAVLLAHPQLPGELAGFAGRQGDNGFDPLAFGLACTLVLALVTQIGEQVDYLRFLPEQTAANRGRWWAALLLAGPGWIVPGALKMLGGALLAVLALQYGVSMEHADEPAQLYRVAYQQLFADPHWAMAAMMLLVVVSQLKINVTNAYAGSLAWSNFFARVTHSHPGRVVWLVFNVGIALMLMELGVVETIEQVLGLYANVAIAWIGAMVADLVINKPLGLSPRLIEFKRAYLHDINPVGVGAMLLASLLAIVAYAGLFGAQAQAMAPLIALGTALLAAPLLAWLTGGRYYLARAHQAQLLHPHRQQDKVECGVCGNPYEEPDMAWCPAYAAPICSLCCSLDARCGDQCKPRAALHERLQGWLGRLLPGVAVPRLHTRLLHYLLVFGLMGVLLAGALALVYGQVAQGLAADALQPLQQGFLKAFLILALFVGVLAWWVVLNRESRRVALEESNRQTRLLIQEIDAHRQTDAQLQQAKEASEAANAAKSRYVTGLSHELRTPLNSILGYTQILRRDASLGERQQEALATIHRSGAHLLSLIDGLLDVARIEAGKLNLEPCEIDFAEFVDQLGKMCALQAAEKGLTFHLERSGQMPAVVRGDEKRLRQILINLLGNAVRYTERGSVTLRVGYLRQTATFEILDTGIGMASEQLERLFQPFERGDPLRQDEGLGLGLSIARMLSVLMGGELTVSSMPGQGTRFQLRLYLPAVRVPQALLAEEHDIVGYRGPRRRILVVDDHLEHRKVLAGLLEPLGFDIAMAASGQEALSQVSLLNPDLILMDLSMPQLDGWQTSRLIRQSVGSQAPIIVVSANAFADEGARRLDPACDDYLAKPVHGPALLEKIRLHLGLDWLRRESAEPAPTRELELPAQALAELGELAALGYVRGVIERLDRLEQEQPGCAPAIERLRGLARRFQLDELARCLAQATPRAAQPPLESSP
- a CDS encoding response regulator transcription factor; this encodes MNLVERAGQSIVLIVDDLPDNLALLSDALEQAGHMVLVALDGATALERMQRLKPDIVLLDARMPGIDGFETCRRIKARAEFEDVPVLFMTALTESEHVLEGFAAGGVDYVTKPIHPEQVLARVASHLRTARALRQAREAAQPPAAPDAEAVRAALTRRYQLTAREVEVLEWVACGKTNRDIGEILGLSPRTVNKHLEHVYVKLGVETRTAAASVVLAMGGSRG
- a CDS encoding urease accessory protein UreD is translated as MNSPNLAPPDTTTRFAPADDGWRAQLALRFRPRGARTELTGRRHFGPLTVQRPFFPEGAPAHIYLLHPPGGVVGGDRLHLDVRLEEGSHALLTMPGATKFYRSAGPTAYLEQHFHVAAGATLEWLPQDGILFPGARLRLESRFHLEPGARLLAWETLCLGRPVMGEAFDSGRLDSLLAVERGGDPLLHERLRLDGGRLDKLAGLPLLATFLVAPGSAALLELAREQLAGLPQPAGATLLDDYLLVIRLLDADNQRLQATLQRLWHALRPAVTGLAPCPPRIWAT
- the urtB gene encoding urea ABC transporter permease subunit UrtB is translated as MPTPLTRILLSLLLWLPFAAHAGDAADFVAASPARQAQLLEDWAAAPAPERLPLLDALQQGRLAGDSARQPFIAQDGRFVAVEDTAQPQGTPKPLRLNNRLRALLASAQASHQLLDAAPAVRLAAARQLQKSAKPAQLALLDARLAAEDDDAVRDALALALANLQLAAADPAVRLAAVRLLGESGEPLARTRLEALLASAESDARVRKAAETSLHQVERRLLVGELLGQAFSGLSLGSILLLAALGLAITFGLLGVINMAHGEMLMLGAYTTWLVQGAFQKFAPGYLDLYPLAALPLAFLVTAAIGMALERTVIRHLYGRPLETLLATWGISLILIQAVRVLFGAQNVEVANPSWLSGGLQVLPNLVLPYSRMAIIGFALGVVVLTWLLLNRTRLGLNVRAVTQNRNMAACCGVPTGRVDMLAFGLGSGIAGLGGVALSQIGNVGPDLGQSYIIDSFLVVVLGGVGQLAGTVMAASGLGIANKLLEPQIGAVLGKILILALIILFIQKRPQGLFALKGRVID
- the urtA gene encoding urea ABC transporter substrate-binding protein, which encodes MQRRPLLKSAFAASALMLSGLFPFTVQAAETIKVGILHSLSGTMAISETSLKDMALMTIEEINAKGGVNGKQLEPVVVDPASNWPLFAEKARQLLTQDKVDVVFGCWTSVSRKSVLPVFEELNGLLFYPVQYEGEELSPNVFYTGAAPNQQAIPAVEYLMSEDGGGAQRFFLLGTDYVYPRTTNKILRAYLKSKGVADKDIEEVYTPFGHSDYQTIVANIKKFAAGGKTAVISTVNGDSNVPFYKELASQGLEATEVPVVAFSVGEEELRGIDTKPLVGHLAAWNYFQSLENPANSEFVNKWQAYARAKNLPGADKAVTNDPMEATYVGIHMWAQAVEQAGTTEVDKVREALAGQSFAAPSGYTLTMDKTNHHLHKPVMIGEVQEDGQFSVVWQTEGPLRAQPWSPFIPGNDKKPDYAVKSN